One genomic segment of Mustelus asterias chromosome 26, sMusAst1.hap1.1, whole genome shotgun sequence includes these proteins:
- the LOC144479634 gene encoding uncharacterized protein LOC144479634 produces MMARKIVGIVYLCLCVGIAYSQNSATTPFQSTTAENNNLTTGPTTNSMTQTSSEIPRSNMTGAANVTNSNATEVPNLTTDIATVTSNVMSTVPLSGSENTTTAPSGASGTQATTANQTSIVASTSSPTGTLPTQAPTTENSTVTPTLSATVPALVTNKTITQLTSVAVVPKHQTLGAGLITLIVILVLILIFGVLITAVKYSNQGKPEFKRLQELPMNSLSEEAPFAQYPPK; encoded by the exons ATGATGGCACGGAAAATAGTGGGGATCGTTTACCTTTGTCTCTGCGTGGGCATCGCCTATTCCCAGA ACTCTGCTACCACTCCATTTCAGTCAACGACTGCGGAAAACAACAACCTGACCACAGGCCCCACGACTAACAGCATGACACAAACGTCCAGCGAAATACCAAGAAGCAACATGACAGGAGCAGCCAACGTAACAAATTCCAACGCAACAGAAGTGCCCAACCTAACAACTGACATCGCAACAGTAACGTCCAATGTAATGTCAACTGTGCCTCTCAGTGGATCAGAAAACACCACCACGGCCCCCTCGGGTGCCAGTGGCACCCAGGCAACCACCGCCAACCAGACCAGCATTGTCGCTTCTACCTCCAGTCCTACTGGCACACTGCCGACCCAAGCCCCCACCACAGAAAACTCCACAGTCACACCAACATTGAGTGCCACAG TTCCTGCGCTGGTCACCAATAAAACGATAACACAGTTAACGTCCGTGG CTGTTGTCCCCAAACACCAAACTCTAGGCGCTGGACTAATTACTCTCATTGTGATCCTGGTGCTGATTTTAATTTTTGGCGTGCTAATCACCGCAGTGAAATATTCAAACCAAGGGAAACCCGAGTTTAAACGGCTTCAAGAATTGCCAATG